A portion of the Anaerolineae bacterium genome contains these proteins:
- a CDS encoding sugar phosphate isomerase/epimerase — translation MKLSLAVQTPEVGPTIPVALLTGTFEEKLAKAAALGAQGVELMPADPVELDAQAVRRSVEEVGLEVSAIGTGAIAASSGLTLLHAKQEVSRQARERLYRIIQFAHAVGAPVVTIGAFRGRAAWVGEGARMQLQDTLRAAAELASAHGVRLALEPVNRYEVDLVHTAEEGLQFLRQVGHDSLGLLLDTFHVNIEESSWTQPFETVMAAGKLLHVHLGDNNRLPPGRGLIDFAAIVQCLRRGGYHGYLSAELLALPDPDTAARQALTYMRELMER, via the coding sequence ATGAAGCTGTCCCTGGCAGTGCAGACGCCGGAAGTGGGCCCCACCATTCCCGTGGCCCTGCTGACCGGCACGTTCGAGGAGAAGCTCGCCAAGGCGGCGGCGCTGGGCGCCCAGGGCGTCGAGCTCATGCCCGCCGACCCGGTGGAGCTAGATGCCCAAGCGGTGCGCCGCTCCGTGGAGGAGGTCGGGTTGGAGGTGTCCGCTATCGGCACGGGGGCGATAGCCGCCTCAAGCGGGCTCACCCTCCTGCATGCCAAGCAAGAGGTCAGCCGGCAGGCACGGGAGCGGCTCTACCGGATCATCCAGTTCGCCCACGCCGTGGGTGCGCCTGTCGTCACCATCGGCGCTTTCCGGGGCCGAGCTGCCTGGGTAGGGGAAGGCGCGCGGATGCAGCTGCAGGATACGCTGCGGGCCGCCGCCGAACTGGCCTCGGCCCATGGGGTGCGCCTGGCCCTGGAACCAGTGAATCGCTACGAGGTGGACCTGGTGCACACGGCCGAGGAGGGGCTGCAGTTCCTGCGCCAGGTGGGCCACGATTCCCTGGGGCTGCTGCTGGACACCTTCCACGTCAACATCGAGGAGAGCTCGTGGACGCAGCCCTTCGAGACGGTCATGGCGGCGGGCAAGCTCCTCCACGTGCACTTGGGGGACAACAACCGCCTCCCCCCAGGCAGAGGACTGATCGACTTTGCCGCCATCGTCCAGTGCCTGCGCCGCGGGGGCTACCATGGCTACCTGTCCGCCGAGTTGCTGGCCCTCCCCGACCCCGACACGGCCGCGCGCCAGGCGCTGACCTACATGCGAGAGCTGATGGAACGCTGA
- a CDS encoding Rieske (2Fe-2S) protein, translating to MRWVAVLREDELGQGSRREVQVEGRTVLLAHEQGRVYAFAPRCPHMGAPLMEAAIGEDGILTCPRHHSRFDLATGEPVAWSPWPPVLGSVFRAVRRERPLAVYPVLVGDGVICVGFPDEQGAA from the coding sequence ATGAGATGGGTCGCCGTACTGCGGGAAGACGAGCTTGGCCAGGGGAGTCGCCGGGAGGTGCAGGTCGAGGGGCGTACTGTTCTGCTCGCTCACGAGCAGGGCCGCGTCTATGCTTTCGCTCCTCGATGCCCGCACATGGGTGCCCCGCTCATGGAGGCGGCGATCGGCGAAGACGGCATCCTGACCTGCCCCCGCCACCACAGCCGGTTCGACCTGGCCACGGGGGAACCGGTGGCGTGGTCCCCCTGGCCTCCGGTGCTGGGGAGCGTCTTCCGGGCGGTGCGGAGAGAGAGACCGTTAGCAGTCTACCCCGTTCTGGTGGGAGACGGGGTTATCTGTGTGGGATTTCCCGATGAGCAAGGCGCGGCCTAG
- a CDS encoding radical SAM protein, translated as MGRSLSADLEEALDQAWQARLRHWPPLITASVPVDTLAVSVTGTYCALNCAHCGGHYLSGMRPLNGLRPGAAPSLLISGGCDRRGRVPVRERLPELLPLVQGRRTNWHLGLVHEEDLEGLDGLLDVVSFDFVGDDDTLREVYGLEATADDLERCLDLLASRARVVPHITVGLRAGRLGHEWLALERLEGHRFDALVFLVLIPTPGTPYASVQPPEPEEVAEVLAAARLRFPRVSLQLGCMRPKGSYRDELDPLAVRAGLNVIVNPVRAAIALAEAMGLSWLTGHECCVFPPASPI; from the coding sequence ATGGGACGGTCCCTGTCGGCTGACCTGGAAGAGGCGCTGGACCAGGCCTGGCAGGCGCGCCTCCGGCACTGGCCTCCCCTCATCACCGCCTCCGTGCCAGTAGACACCCTGGCCGTGAGCGTTACTGGCACCTATTGCGCCCTGAACTGCGCCCACTGCGGCGGGCATTACCTGAGCGGCATGAGGCCGCTGAATGGACTGCGACCCGGCGCTGCGCCCTCGCTGCTCATCTCCGGCGGCTGCGACCGCCGGGGACGGGTCCCAGTGCGGGAGCGGCTGCCCGAGTTGCTACCCCTGGTCCAGGGGCGCCGCACCAACTGGCACCTCGGGCTGGTCCACGAGGAAGACCTGGAAGGGCTGGACGGCCTGCTGGACGTGGTGTCGTTCGACTTCGTGGGAGACGATGACACCCTGCGCGAGGTGTACGGGCTGGAGGCGACCGCCGACGACCTGGAGCGGTGCCTGGACCTGCTAGCCTCGCGGGCCAGGGTGGTGCCGCACATCACCGTGGGCCTGCGCGCCGGCCGGCTGGGCCACGAGTGGCTGGCGCTGGAACGACTGGAGGGGCATCGGTTCGACGCCCTGGTGTTCCTGGTGCTCATCCCCACGCCCGGAACCCCGTATGCCTCCGTGCAGCCGCCGGAGCCCGAGGAGGTGGCCGAGGTGCTGGCTGCGGCGCGGCTGCGCTTCCCCCGCGTCTCGCTCCAGCTCGGCTGCATGAGGCCCAAGGGCAGCTACCGGGACGAACTCGACCCGCTCGCGGTCAGGGCCGGCCTCAACGTGATCGTCAACCCGGTGCGCGCCGCGATCGCCCTGGCCGAGGCGATGGGGCTCTCCTGGCTCACGGGGCACGAGTGCTGCGTCTTCCCCCCTGCGTCACCGATCTAG
- a CDS encoding HesA/MoeB/ThiF family protein: MNDGAPDPTETLSQALHYYVHEFQGRPVLPLEATDQLAERFGLERRQVEVAALQAGVAPWRYVRNVGTVGLEGQATLLRSTVALVGLGGLGGFNLEALARSGVGRIIAVDCDVFEEHNLNRQLLSNEENLGRSKAEAARQRAWAINRAVEVIPRQARLTAGQASELLGEADVIVDALDNLTDRVVLQEAAASLGKPLVHGAIAGFMGQVMVIMPGDPGLRALYPQGQVPERGLEQASGTPAATPMLVAALQVQETVKLLTGVGEPLRHRLLLLDCESGDVQSLDCRAAW; this comes from the coding sequence ATGAACGACGGAGCCCCTGACCCGACCGAGACCCTCTCCCAGGCCCTACACTACTACGTTCACGAGTTCCAGGGACGGCCGGTGCTGCCGCTGGAGGCCACCGACCAGCTAGCGGAGCGCTTCGGACTCGAGCGGCGCCAGGTGGAAGTGGCAGCTCTGCAAGCCGGAGTCGCCCCTTGGCGCTACGTCCGCAACGTGGGCACCGTGGGCCTGGAAGGACAGGCCACCCTCCTGCGTTCCACCGTGGCTCTGGTCGGCCTCGGCGGACTGGGCGGCTTCAACCTGGAGGCTCTGGCCCGCTCGGGAGTGGGCCGGATCATCGCCGTGGACTGCGACGTGTTCGAGGAACACAACCTCAACCGCCAACTACTCAGCAACGAGGAGAACCTGGGCCGATCCAAGGCTGAAGCGGCGCGGCAGCGGGCATGGGCCATCAACCGGGCGGTGGAAGTGATCCCTCGCCAGGCGCGCCTGACGGCGGGGCAGGCGTCAGAGCTCCTGGGAGAGGCCGACGTCATCGTGGATGCCTTGGACAACCTGACCGACCGGGTGGTGCTGCAAGAGGCGGCCGCTTCCCTGGGCAAGCCCCTGGTCCACGGCGCCATCGCCGGCTTCATGGGGCAGGTCATGGTGATCATGCCGGGTGACCCAGGGTTGCGTGCCCTCTACCCTCAGGGGCAGGTCCCCGAGAGGGGCCTGGAACAGGCATCAGGCACCCCCGCCGCCACTCCCATGCTGGTGGCCGCCCTGCAGGTGCAGGAGACGGTCAAGCTACTGACCGGCGTGGGAGAGCCCCTGCGCCATCGCCTGCTCCTCCTCGACTGCGAGAGCGGCGACGTCCAGAGCCTGGACTGCCGGGCCGCCTGGTGA